From one Drosophila subpulchrella strain 33 F10 #4 breed RU33 chromosome 3L, RU_Dsub_v1.1 Primary Assembly, whole genome shotgun sequence genomic stretch:
- the LOC119553940 gene encoding transmembrane protein 209-like — MMNCKRRHCFPLKKNRVVQRSLDLRLRGAQARNYLKICCANIFVLLMLLLDTWKVGYISNRWYYCAYWRVIGVYSIATVMALSALACFGKYLWLILGDEQVIGTESQKCLLDGSDETPFGTVYTRPVSKARRNKPEIDCDDRPIVNWHSSYLDPCWRPKKTVLMKRNSPKTPSKSPCEEVCREDFITDIRNLPALMRRARKERRAAEDSNAFVIRDSYKYQLFKEKNPYQFFSFPSENFSGTRDSGVSNSEDTSPNKMLQYVSNLRYWLSITILHRLVTEIEYVDEVFQELGFYNIKIGEISLERLKLIAEDRDFVRTYLPMLPKMLAFLQPFRNQEYLVLRIKELAKGDHIGSFQWRYTRKSDYIQDWLDYLPTDSAILFHLFCVYLDSQLKSMPQDEGQRPFFSRFVIIWDKRTIMENVESLVNNKANCAILATNNLDQLPKFNFISDRKLHDTVYSSNNLFYVIIQFLTYMRDKQGSELEGVSLGKNGINIMCVIED; from the exons ATGATGAATTGCAAAAGAAGGCATTGCTTCCCTTTAAAAAAGAATCGCGTGGTTCAACGCAGCCTCGATTTGCGACTTCGTGGCGCCCAGGCGCGGAATTACCTGAAGATATGTTGTGCTAATATATTTGTTCTTTTGATGCTGCTTCTGGACACCTGGAAGGTAGGATATATCTCCAACCGTTGGTACTATTGCGCTTACTGGCGGGTCATCGGTGTGTACTCCATTGCCACCGTTATGGCTCTGAGTGCCCTGGCCTGTTTCGGCAAGTATTTGTGGTTGATCCTTGGCGACGAGCAGGTGATTGGAACGGAGAGCCAGAAGTGCCTGCTGGATGGCAGCGATG AAACCCCCTTTGGAACTGTTTATACACGTCCTGTATCAAAGGCACGGAGAAACAAACCGGAAATCGATTGTGATGACAGACCCATTGTCAATTGGCACTCATCTTACTTAGATCCTTGTTGGCGGCCTAAGAAGACCGTCCTTATGAAGAGAAACTCACCCAAGACACCCAGTAAGTCACCATGCGAAGAGGTTTGCCGGGAAGATTTCATCACCGACATCCGGAATTTGCCCGCTTTAATGAGGCGGGCCAGAAAAGAACGTAGAGCGGCAGAAGACTCGAATGCATTTGTAATACGGGACTCCTACAAATACCAACTCTTTAAGGAGAAAAACCCGTACCAATTTTTTTCATTCCCGTCTGAAAACTTCAGTGGCACAAGAGATAGTGGAGTCAGCAACTCGGAGGACACATCCCCAAACAAGATGCTGCAATATGTGTCCAACCTGAGGTATTGGTTATCAATCACAATATTGCATCGTTTGGTCACTGAGATTGAATATGTGGACGAGGTGTTTCAAGAACTCGGTTTTTACAACATCAAAATAGGAGAAATAAGTCTGGAGAGGCTGAAATTGATAGCCGAGGACCGGGACTTCGTAAGGACCTATCTTCCGATGCTGCCCAAGATGTTGGCTTTTCTACAACCCTTTAGAAACCAGGAGTACTTGGTGCTGCGCATTAAGGAACTAGCGAAGGGCGACCACATAGGCTCCTTCCAATGGAGATACACCAGGAAGTCGGACTATATTCAGGATTGGCTGGACTATCTACCCACCGATTCAGCCATATTGTTTCATTTGTTTTGCGTTTACCTCGACAGCCAATTGAAGTCGATGCCACAGGACGAAGGACAAAGACCTTTTTTCTCCCGTTTTGTGATCATCTGGGATAAGAGAACAATCATGGAGAACGTAGAGTCCTTGGTGAATAACAAGGCCAACTGCGCCATCCTGGCCACCAATAACCTGGATCAGCTGCCCAAGTTTAACTTCATTAGCGACAGGAAACTGCACGATACCGTttacagcagcaacaatttGTTCTATGTGATCATCCAGTTTTTGACCTATATGCGGGACAAGCAGGGATCCGAGCTGGAGGGCGTTAGCCTGGGCAAGAATGGCATTAACATTATGTGCGTCATCGAAGACTGA
- the LOC119553370 gene encoding uncharacterized protein LOC119553370, with protein sequence MASNSGSTPDLDSQVNVEDLPITFKVKYIGSEVARGLWGIKYTRRPVDIMVGVAKNLPPNKVLPNCELKVSTDGVQLEIIAPKASINHWSYPIDTISYGVQDLVYTRVFAMIVVKDESSPHPFEVHAFVCDSRAMARKLTFALAAAFQDYSRRVKEAAGEEEGGEATPSDSITPTRQKFAIDLRTPEEIQAGELEQETEA encoded by the exons ATGGCCTCAAATAGCGGCAGTACCCCCGATCTGGACAGCCAGGTCAATGTGGAGGATTTGCCCATAACGTTCAAG GTGAAATACATCGGCTCCGAAGTGGCACGTGGCTTGTGGGGCATCAAGTACACCCGCCGTCCGGTGGACATaatggtgggcgtggccaagaACCTGCCGCCCAACAAGGTGCTGCCCAACTGCGAGCTGAAGGTGTCCACCGACGGGGTCCAGCTGGAGATCATTGCGCCCAAGGCGAGCATCAATCACTGGAGCTACCCGATCGATACGATATCGTATGGGGTTCAGGACTTGGTCTACACAAGGGTCTTTGCCATGATTGTGGTGAAGGACGAGTCGAGTCCGCATCCCTTTGAGGTGCACGCCTTTGTTTGCGACAGTCGGGCGATGGCCCGCAAGTTGACCTTTGCCCTGGCCGCCGCCTTTCAGGATTACTCGCGCCGGGTCAAGGAGGCGGCTGGCGAGGAGGAGGGGGGCGAGGCCACGCCCAGCGACTCCATCACGCCCACGCGCCAAAAGTTCGCCATCGATCTGCGAACGCCGGAGGAGATCCAGGCCGGCGAACTGGAACAGGAAACGGAGGCGTAG
- the LOC119554313 gene encoding titin, whose protein sequence is MWKSVCLLLILTATCSAGPLTAHQKRKAPAIREEPVEVEMPEQTETEDESSPAEPAALGTLTLPSNATSIRSDITDNFSCANKTYGYYADVENDCQIFHVCLPVTYADGRENTFRWSFICPEETIFSQESFTCMRREDMTIECRDSSRYYELNGNFGSAPAEEESKPMPVESEQPEEEEEMESKPVEAEPEVPAEPEVEPVKPMKPVKVQKPKPNRRKPQPHRKVSVPVPVTAAPVVEAAPEPVAAIEMESKPVKPHRFSLRPNKERPQGLRPAITAPPLRNDIFNGIRKRPAIFNKPTTVKPVEEVMESEPAVTEPVIQLSEPQPTLKLQTMFAEPEVIPVEIQEPEVQASEQAVTFVQPEPVIEEQEPSKVDMDTKNDDVKPIEAIEEIPAVIVERLDETKPLENEKIPEDQEETKITEEEIKPEEEIKPEEEIKTDEEIKSEEPIKQEEELKPQEEVQSEEEPEVPAKVEEIHEVMPEEIKSEPAIMETSYSQEEPLNLEILEAAKPADAPESMPATPEMEQNSPLVEEILDNSHDGEAQESLGGFKPVDPVMAAEAEQLITDFLNTLKKNEEKPETDMAESFSPVENADVSIEEAKLPEPEIVDKNASVEEQLLEETEDKKSHKPQMMQDSPIINIKQVQHMPMDYQIPVKVIPLHIQPVFAISEKSEDAKETVPEEVNEAAPEEIKEGAPEEVKEETNENIQESSAQETSPEEMKESIPEEIKETAPEEIKETAPEVIQESEAEVVANPEETPSQDDAQDQGSLVTAAYMPSISIDDIVELVKERLDQTPKKDQMAPMELILTPGAAAPMTLVQSSPEQQEPQEAQPTEEKDSTVEQEEELILPIYKRISPAEPAMSKVQTLPVTVNKVETETEALPELEAQPEVRKLKMDARKRRFLFRADAS, encoded by the exons ATGTGGAAAAGCGTGTGCTTGCTGCTCATACTGACGGCCACCTGCAGCGCAGGACCCCTGACCGCCCATCAG AAGAGAAAAGCACCGGCGATCCGTGAGGAACCAGTTGAGGTGGAAATGCCAGAACAAACTGAAACGGAGGACGAATCTTCTCCGGCGGAACCAGCTGCCCTGGGAACCCTCACCCTGCCCAGCAATGCCACCTCCATCCGTTCGGACATCACGGATAACTTCTCGTGTGCCAACAAGACCTATGGTTACTACGCGGATGTGGAGAACGACTGCCAGATCTTCCACGTGTGCCTACCAGTTACCTACGCCGATGGCCGGGAGAACACCTTCCGCTGGAGCTTCATCTGCCCCGAGGAGACGATCTTCAGTCAG GAATCCTTCACCTGCATGCGTCGCGAGGACATGACCATCGAGTGCCGGGATAGCTCTAGGTACTATGAACTCAATGGTAACTTCGGAAGTGCTCCGGCGGAGGAGGAAAGTAAACCCATGCCTGTGGAAAGTGAGCAGCCGGAGGAAGAGGAGGAGATGGAATCCAAACCAGTTGAGGCAGAGCCGGAGGTTCCTGCAGAGCCCGAGGTTGAGCCGGTCAAGCCCATGAAGCCAGTCAAGGTGCAGAAGCCCAAACCCAACCGGAGGAAGCCCCAACCCCACAGGAAAGTTTCAGTTCCAGTTCCAGTGACGGCTGCGCCCGTGGTGGAAGCTGCTCCCGAACCAGTTGCCGCCATCGAAATGGAGTCCAAGCCTGTGAAGCCACATCGATTCTCCCTGAGACCCAACAAGGAGAGGCCCCAGGGGTTGAGACCAGCAATTACTGCTCCACCCTTGCGTAACGATATCTTCAATGGAATCCGCAAACGTCCGGCTATCTTCAATAAACCAACTACTGTGAAACCCGTGGAGGAAGTGATGGAAAGTGAACCAGCTGTCACGGAACCTGTGATCCAACTTAGCGAGCCCCAACCTACACTGAAACTGCAGACCATGTTTGCGGAACCCGAGGTGATTCCCGTTGAGATTCAGGAACCAGAAGTCCAGGCTTCCGAACAGGCTGTGACTTTTGTTCAACCAGAGCCTGTGATTGAGGAACAGGAACCTTCAAAGGTTGATATGGATACCAAGAACGACGATGTCAAGCCCATCGAAGCCATCGAAGAGATTCCTGCTGTCATAGTGGAACGTCTAGATGAAACCAAGCCTTTGGAAAACGAGAAGATTCCTGAAGATCAGGAGGAAACTAAGATAA CTGAAGAAGAGATCAAACCTGAAGAGGAGATCAAGCCAGAAGAAGAGATCAAGACAGACGAAGAGATCAAGTCAGAAGAACCTATCAAGCAAGAGGAGGAATTGAAGCCCCAGGAGGAAGTTCAATCAGAAGAAGAGCCAGAAGTTCCAGCCAAGGTGGAGGAGATCCATGAAGTTATGCCCGAGGAAATTAAGTCAGAACCCGCCATAATGGAAACCAGCTACTCCCAAGAGGAACCCCTGAATCTCGAGATCCTTGAAGCAGCCAAGCCAGCTGATGCACCCGAGAGCATGCCAGCCACTCCCGAAATGGAGCAGAATAGTCCTCTGGTGGAGGAGATTCTGGATAACAGCCACGATGGAGAGGCTCAGGAGTCGCTGGGTGGCTTCAAGCCCGTGGATCCTGTGATGGCCGCCGAGGCAGAGCAACTGATCACAGACTTTCTGAATACCCTGAAGAAGAACGAAGAGAAACCAGAGACTGACATGGCAGAGAGTTTTTCACCAGTCGAAAATGCAGATGTATCCATTGAGGAGGCCAAGCTGCCAGAACCCGAAATTGTGGACAAGAATGCTTCCGTCGAGGAACAACTTTTGGAGGAAACTGAGGATAAGAAGAGCCACAAGCCCCAGATGATGCAGGACTCTCCCATTATCAACATCAAGCAGGTGCAGCATATGCCCATGGACTATCAGATTCCAGTTAAGGTGATTCCCCTCCATATCCAGCCTGTTTTTGCTATCTCTGAGAAATCAGAGGATGCCAAGGAAACTGTTCCCGAGGAGGTTAATGAAGCTGCTCCCGAGGAGATCAAGGAAGGTGCTCCCGAAGAAGTCAAGGAGGAAACTAACGAGAATATCCAGGAATCTTCTGCCCAAGAAACTTCTCCTGAGGAGATGAAAGAAAGTATTCCCGAGGAAATCAAGGAGACCGCTCCGGAGGAAATCAAAGAGACTGCTCCTGAGGTTATCCAAGAATCCGAGGCTGAGGTGGTAGCAAATCCCGAGGAGACTCCTTCCCAGGACGATGCTCAGGATCAAGGAAGTCTAGTCACTGCCGCCTACATGCCCTCGATCAGCATCGATGACATCGTGGAGCTGGTTAAAGAGCGCTTGGATCAGACGCCCAAGAAGGATCAGATGGCTCCCATGGAGCTGATACTTACCCCAGGTGCCGCGGCGCCCATGACCCTGGTTCAGAGCAGTCCAGAGCAGCAGGAGCCGCAGGAGGCGCAGCCAACGGAGGAGAAGGACTCGACTGTCgagcaggaggaggagctCATCCTGCCCATCTACAAGCGCATCTCCCCCGCCGAACCTGCCATGTCCAAGGTGCAAACACTGCCCGTAACTGTGAACAAGGTagaaacggaaacggaagcgCTTCCGGAACTTGAAGCCCAACCGGAAGTCCGGAAACTCAAGATGGATGCCCGCAAGCGTCGTTTCCTCTTCCGCGCCGATGCCAGCTAG
- the LOC119554506 gene encoding adoMet-dependent rRNA methyltransferase spb1 isoform X2, which yields MDWQPTIIAGLICLLLPSQISLAKAWSLPSRHSNQLVLTTAPVGRRLNEVSPYLDLALCPIRAEPWTCARQQSGRILDAWDGELHLQWQKLKVEADRQMNATIERRGYSTSELPVKEKPSTILKKIEIGTNYMKKYLAESMDGFLGREYEYLQTPKAADDNDSETDQSGNSVEDDDEADAADDASNAAEEEENADDEDAEANKEEDEDDDDDQDQEDEEDDDSDSTGEQEQDQEPEADGDAEDEDVDEAVSAPESENEKENAPTVFSGTPAAQPQSDGKNPVRTEDNTSTGVEFIELEDAEENAAGALKKPGSGKRKKNKKGGKRKKNKKKGHGQETQPATLVVVQAAPEHHEVDHGHESGSSVVSHDHDDDESVGKPMKKRKHKRRMKGKRKQKRKGQHGSTSVVEHEPSDLSLGLGLLDELADADDVFSGVGGGKRKHRNPLNYVTRGKKKKKKKAIAKFIMIGSFLKAKIELLLKILGAHLQVKFFAIALIGLLINIARFWIDVKRGSPPSKVVYVEHAHHQHHYEDHGEDWSEPGSYWKRSLQTDPSVEDVDSSTDSYQVRQPQQQSQFQDPHYLAYRNQWQ from the exons ATGGACTGGCAGCCAACCATTATAGCAGGCCTGATCTGTCTGCTCCTGCCATCGCAGATCTCCTTGGCCAAGGCCTGGAGTTTGCCATCCCGCCATTCAAATCAACTGGTCTTAACTACAGCACCTGTTGGCCGACGATTAAATG AGGTGTCCCCATATCTGGACCTGGCCTTGTGCCCCATTCGAGCGGAGCCCTGGACCTGTGCTCGCCAGCAATCCGGACGGATACTGGACGCCTGGGATGGAGAACTACATCTCCAGTGGCAGAAACTGAAGG TCGAGGCCGATCGTCAGATGAACGCGACGATCGAGAGACGCGGCTACAGCACTTCGGAGTTGCCCGTGAAAGAGAAGCCATCGACGATACTGAAGAAAATTGAAATCGGCACGAATTATATGAAGAAATACCTGGCCGAGTCCATGGATGG CTTCCTGGGACGCGAATACGAGTATTTGCAGACGCCGAAAGCTGCAGATGATAATGATAGTGAAACCGATCAGAGTGGAAACAGTGTCGAAGACGACGACGAGGCGGATGCGGCGGATGATGCCAGCAATGCCGctgaggaggaggagaacgcGGATGACGAGGATGCGGAGGCCAACaaggaggaggacgaggacgacgacgacgaccagGACCAGGAGGATGAGGAGGATGACGACTCGGACAGCACTGGGGAGCAGGAACAGGATCAGGAGCCCGAGGCCGACGGTGACGCCGAGGACGAGGATGTGGATGAGGCAGTCTCGGCACCTGAGAGTGAAAATGAAAAGGAAAACGCACCCACTGTCTTCAGTGGTACGCCCGCAGCGCAACCTCAAAGTGATGGCAAAAATCCCGTCCGCACCGAGGACAACACTTCAACAG GTGTGGAATTCATCGAGCTGGAGGACGCCGAGGAAAATGCGGCGGGTGCACTGAAAAAACCGGGGAGTGGTAAGCGCAAGAAGAACAAAAAGGGCGGCAAGCGCAAGAAGAACAAGAAGAAGGGCCACGGCCAGGAGACGCAGCCCGCCACCCTGGTGGTCGTCCAGGCGGCACCAGAGCACCACGAGGTGGACCATGGACACGAAAGTGGATCCTCGGTGGTAAGCCATGACCACGATGACGACGAGTCCGTGGGCAAGCCCATGAAGAAGCGGAAACACAAGCGCCGCATGAAGGGCAAGCGGAAGCAGAAGCGCAAGGGTCAACACGGGTCAACGTCGGTGGTGGAGCACGAGCCGAGCGACCTGAGTCTGGGACTGGGACTCCTCGACGAACTGGCGGATGCGGATGATGTCTTCTCGGGAGTTGGCGGGGGAAAGCGCAAGCACAGGAACCCACTTAATTATG tgACCCGTggcaagaagaagaagaagaagaaggccATTGCCAAGTTCATAATGATTGGCAGCTTCTTGAAAGCCAAAATCGAACTGCTGCTGAAGATCCTGGGCGCCCATCTGCAGGTCAAGTTCTTTGCCATAGCCCTTATCGGTCTGCTGATCAATATAGCCCGATTCTGGATCGATGTAAAACGGGGCAGTCCGCCCTCTAAG GTTGTATACGTTGAACATGCCCACCATCAGCACCATTACGAGGACCATGGGGAAGATTGGAGCGAGCCGGGGAGCTATTGGAAGCGGTCCCTGCAGACCGATCCCTCGGTCGAGGACGTGGACTCCTCCACGGACAGCTACCAGGTCCGCCAGCCCCAGCAGCAGTCGCAGTTCCAGGACCCCCACTATCTGGCCTATCGCAACCAGTGGCAGTAA
- the LOC119554506 gene encoding protein IWS1 homolog isoform X1 gives MDWQPTIIAGLICLLLPSQISLAKAWSLPSRHSNQLVLTTAPVGRRLNEVSPYLDLALCPIRAEPWTCARQQSGRILDAWDGELHLQWQKLKVEADRQMNATIERRGYSTSELPVKEKPSTILKKIEIGTNYMKKYLAESMDGFLGREYEYLQTPKAADDNDSETDQSGNSVEDDDEADAADDASNAAEEEENADDEDAEANKEEDEDDDDDQDQEDEEDDDSDSTGEQEQDQEPEADGDAEDEDVDEAVSAPESENEKENAPTVFSGTPAAQPQSDGKNPVRTEDNTSTGVEFIELEDAEENAAGALKKPGSGKRKKNKKGGKRKKNKKKGHGQETQPATLVVVQAAPEHHEVDHGHESGSSVVSHDHDDDESVGKPMKKRKHKRRMKGKRKQKRKGQHGSTSVVEHEPSDLSLGLGLLDELADADDVFSGVGGGKRKHRNPLNYGRSNGVTRGKKKKKKKAIAKFIMIGSFLKAKIELLLKILGAHLQVKFFAIALIGLLINIARFWIDVKRGSPPSKVVYVEHAHHQHHYEDHGEDWSEPGSYWKRSLQTDPSVEDVDSSTDSYQVRQPQQQSQFQDPHYLAYRNQWQ, from the exons ATGGACTGGCAGCCAACCATTATAGCAGGCCTGATCTGTCTGCTCCTGCCATCGCAGATCTCCTTGGCCAAGGCCTGGAGTTTGCCATCCCGCCATTCAAATCAACTGGTCTTAACTACAGCACCTGTTGGCCGACGATTAAATG AGGTGTCCCCATATCTGGACCTGGCCTTGTGCCCCATTCGAGCGGAGCCCTGGACCTGTGCTCGCCAGCAATCCGGACGGATACTGGACGCCTGGGATGGAGAACTACATCTCCAGTGGCAGAAACTGAAGG TCGAGGCCGATCGTCAGATGAACGCGACGATCGAGAGACGCGGCTACAGCACTTCGGAGTTGCCCGTGAAAGAGAAGCCATCGACGATACTGAAGAAAATTGAAATCGGCACGAATTATATGAAGAAATACCTGGCCGAGTCCATGGATGG CTTCCTGGGACGCGAATACGAGTATTTGCAGACGCCGAAAGCTGCAGATGATAATGATAGTGAAACCGATCAGAGTGGAAACAGTGTCGAAGACGACGACGAGGCGGATGCGGCGGATGATGCCAGCAATGCCGctgaggaggaggagaacgcGGATGACGAGGATGCGGAGGCCAACaaggaggaggacgaggacgacgacgacgaccagGACCAGGAGGATGAGGAGGATGACGACTCGGACAGCACTGGGGAGCAGGAACAGGATCAGGAGCCCGAGGCCGACGGTGACGCCGAGGACGAGGATGTGGATGAGGCAGTCTCGGCACCTGAGAGTGAAAATGAAAAGGAAAACGCACCCACTGTCTTCAGTGGTACGCCCGCAGCGCAACCTCAAAGTGATGGCAAAAATCCCGTCCGCACCGAGGACAACACTTCAACAG GTGTGGAATTCATCGAGCTGGAGGACGCCGAGGAAAATGCGGCGGGTGCACTGAAAAAACCGGGGAGTGGTAAGCGCAAGAAGAACAAAAAGGGCGGCAAGCGCAAGAAGAACAAGAAGAAGGGCCACGGCCAGGAGACGCAGCCCGCCACCCTGGTGGTCGTCCAGGCGGCACCAGAGCACCACGAGGTGGACCATGGACACGAAAGTGGATCCTCGGTGGTAAGCCATGACCACGATGACGACGAGTCCGTGGGCAAGCCCATGAAGAAGCGGAAACACAAGCGCCGCATGAAGGGCAAGCGGAAGCAGAAGCGCAAGGGTCAACACGGGTCAACGTCGGTGGTGGAGCACGAGCCGAGCGACCTGAGTCTGGGACTGGGACTCCTCGACGAACTGGCGGATGCGGATGATGTCTTCTCGGGAGTTGGCGGGGGAAAGCGCAAGCACAGGAACCCACTTAATTATGGTAGAAGTAACGGAG tgACCCGTggcaagaagaagaagaagaagaaggccATTGCCAAGTTCATAATGATTGGCAGCTTCTTGAAAGCCAAAATCGAACTGCTGCTGAAGATCCTGGGCGCCCATCTGCAGGTCAAGTTCTTTGCCATAGCCCTTATCGGTCTGCTGATCAATATAGCCCGATTCTGGATCGATGTAAAACGGGGCAGTCCGCCCTCTAAG GTTGTATACGTTGAACATGCCCACCATCAGCACCATTACGAGGACCATGGGGAAGATTGGAGCGAGCCGGGGAGCTATTGGAAGCGGTCCCTGCAGACCGATCCCTCGGTCGAGGACGTGGACTCCTCCACGGACAGCTACCAGGTCCGCCAGCCCCAGCAGCAGTCGCAGTTCCAGGACCCCCACTATCTGGCCTATCGCAACCAGTGGCAGTAA
- the LOC119554506 gene encoding protein IWS1 homolog isoform X3, with protein sequence MDWQPTIIAGLICLLLPSQISLAKAWSLPSRHSNQLVLTTAPVGRRLNEVSPYLDLALCPIRAEPWTCARQQSGRILDAWDGELHLQWQKLKVEADRQMNATIERRGYSTSELPVKEKPSTILKKIEIGTNYMKKYLAESMDGFLGREYEYLQTPKAADDNDSETDQSGNSVEDDDEADAADDASNAAEEEENADDEDAEANKEEDEDDDDDQDQEDEEDDDSDSTGEQEQDQEPEADGDAEDEDVDEAVSAPESENEKENAPTVFSGTPAAQPQSDGKNPVRTEDNTSTGVEFIELEDAEENAAGALKKPGSGKRKKNKKGGKRKKNKKKGHGQETQPATLVVVQAAPEHHEVDHGHESGSSVVSHDHDDDESVGKPMKKRKHKRRMKGKRKQKRKGQHGSTSVVEHEPSDLSLGLGLLDELADADDVFSGVGGGKRKHRNPLNYGRSNGVTRGKKKKKKKAIAKFIMIGSFLKAKIELLLKILGAHLQVKFFAIALIGLLINIARFWIDVKRGSPPSKHHYEDHGEDWSEPGSYWKRSLQTDPSVEDVDSSTDSYQVRQPQQQSQFQDPHYLAYRNQWQ encoded by the exons ATGGACTGGCAGCCAACCATTATAGCAGGCCTGATCTGTCTGCTCCTGCCATCGCAGATCTCCTTGGCCAAGGCCTGGAGTTTGCCATCCCGCCATTCAAATCAACTGGTCTTAACTACAGCACCTGTTGGCCGACGATTAAATG AGGTGTCCCCATATCTGGACCTGGCCTTGTGCCCCATTCGAGCGGAGCCCTGGACCTGTGCTCGCCAGCAATCCGGACGGATACTGGACGCCTGGGATGGAGAACTACATCTCCAGTGGCAGAAACTGAAGG TCGAGGCCGATCGTCAGATGAACGCGACGATCGAGAGACGCGGCTACAGCACTTCGGAGTTGCCCGTGAAAGAGAAGCCATCGACGATACTGAAGAAAATTGAAATCGGCACGAATTATATGAAGAAATACCTGGCCGAGTCCATGGATGG CTTCCTGGGACGCGAATACGAGTATTTGCAGACGCCGAAAGCTGCAGATGATAATGATAGTGAAACCGATCAGAGTGGAAACAGTGTCGAAGACGACGACGAGGCGGATGCGGCGGATGATGCCAGCAATGCCGctgaggaggaggagaacgcGGATGACGAGGATGCGGAGGCCAACaaggaggaggacgaggacgacgacgacgaccagGACCAGGAGGATGAGGAGGATGACGACTCGGACAGCACTGGGGAGCAGGAACAGGATCAGGAGCCCGAGGCCGACGGTGACGCCGAGGACGAGGATGTGGATGAGGCAGTCTCGGCACCTGAGAGTGAAAATGAAAAGGAAAACGCACCCACTGTCTTCAGTGGTACGCCCGCAGCGCAACCTCAAAGTGATGGCAAAAATCCCGTCCGCACCGAGGACAACACTTCAACAG GTGTGGAATTCATCGAGCTGGAGGACGCCGAGGAAAATGCGGCGGGTGCACTGAAAAAACCGGGGAGTGGTAAGCGCAAGAAGAACAAAAAGGGCGGCAAGCGCAAGAAGAACAAGAAGAAGGGCCACGGCCAGGAGACGCAGCCCGCCACCCTGGTGGTCGTCCAGGCGGCACCAGAGCACCACGAGGTGGACCATGGACACGAAAGTGGATCCTCGGTGGTAAGCCATGACCACGATGACGACGAGTCCGTGGGCAAGCCCATGAAGAAGCGGAAACACAAGCGCCGCATGAAGGGCAAGCGGAAGCAGAAGCGCAAGGGTCAACACGGGTCAACGTCGGTGGTGGAGCACGAGCCGAGCGACCTGAGTCTGGGACTGGGACTCCTCGACGAACTGGCGGATGCGGATGATGTCTTCTCGGGAGTTGGCGGGGGAAAGCGCAAGCACAGGAACCCACTTAATTATGGTAGAAGTAACGGAG tgACCCGTggcaagaagaagaagaagaagaaggccATTGCCAAGTTCATAATGATTGGCAGCTTCTTGAAAGCCAAAATCGAACTGCTGCTGAAGATCCTGGGCGCCCATCTGCAGGTCAAGTTCTTTGCCATAGCCCTTATCGGTCTGCTGATCAATATAGCCCGATTCTGGATCGATGTAAAACGGGGCAGTCCGCCCTCTAAG CACCATTACGAGGACCATGGGGAAGATTGGAGCGAGCCGGGGAGCTATTGGAAGCGGTCCCTGCAGACCGATCCCTCGGTCGAGGACGTGGACTCCTCCACGGACAGCTACCAGGTCCGCCAGCCCCAGCAGCAGTCGCAGTTCCAGGACCCCCACTATCTGGCCTATCGCAACCAGTGGCAGTAA